The DNA sequence GCAGCTTCCGTTGCTGGTCTGATGATCACCACCGAGTGCATGGTCACCGACCTGCCGAAAAGCGACGCGCCTGATTTAGGTGCTGCCGGCGGTATGGGTGGCATGGGCGGTATGGGCGGTATGATGTAATCGTGCGCTATACCCCTTAGAAACAAGGAAACCCTCGGGCAGAAATGCTCGAGGGTTTTTCTTTTTGTCGTCTTTTTAGTATAAGGTTGTACATCCGGGCCAAGGCGTCCAGCTCATTGATCGTGGGGAATAACATGCAGGTAAAATATTTAGCAGGGATTGTCGGCGCAGCATTGTTGTTAGCAGGTTGCAGCTCCAGCAACGAATTAACTTCTGGTGGCCAGAACGTACGCTTTGTAGAAGATAAACCAGGCTCTGAATGCCAGCTGTTAGGAACCGCGACCGGTACGCAGAGCAACTGGCTGTCAGGGCAAAATGGCGACGAAGGTGGCTCTATGCGCGGCGCGGCAAACGCCCTGCGTAACCAGGCGGCAGCAATGGGCGGTAACGTGATTTACGGCGTCAGCAGCCCGACGCAGAACCTGCTGTCGAGCTTTGTCCCGACCGATAGCCAGATGAACGGCCAGGTTTATAAGTGCCCGAATTGATGCATTAGCCTCTCTCTGCAAGTGTAGGGAGAGGCGTGGCCTGTAGAAGGAGGGGAGTCAGGAATTAAGCTCTGCTTTCTTCTCAAGGTAAAATGAGTGCAGAGGACGTAAACACTCTTCCAGACTGAGCATTCTTCCCGGCTGGGAAGGGATAATGGTACTGAAGATCTGGCATGGTGCCAGCTCTGTGTGCATTGCCTTAAGCTTGGGGCTTTTCTCAATCAGCCGCACTACCACGCTGTTTTCCTGTTCAGACAAGTGTGGCGCGCTGGTTTTGACCACCGCACCGGAGACAATTTTCTTCCCTTCATCTGTCTCGCAGCAGTACAGTACGCCCAGATAATGGGAAAACAGGTTTAGCTTCCACTCTTCCTGAGGATACTGCTGGTAATCAATATTGGGCTGGGTGGTTAAGTCGACTGTGTAGCACATTAAAAAATCCAGATTTGAACTCAAGTACTGGATAATCGTTTGATCGCCGATGGTTTTTAATGCTTGCTGAATACCTATTATCATGGCTTCAACCTGTCGGTCATCAATAGTTAAAGTCTTAATTTGTTCATCCTGAAACACCAGAATTAATGTTGACTTTGTTTCGCCAGGTTTGAGCGTAATAGACATAATACGCCGCTCAGAAGAAGGTTGTTGTATTTCTGCCATTTCTACCGTGGGGATATTGGCAAGAAGTGTCTCGTTATAGGCGATAAGCTCATCTTTATAGTCATCCCCTTTGCTTTCAAGTCGCTGAAGAATAAAAGCCATTCTGTTCTGCAATATCAAAAGCAGATCGGCCAGGACCGGAGCCTGAAGGTAGTAAATTTCACAGGAATCATTCGCTTTTTTAACCTTTAGCAGCAGCGCTAAGAATCTCTCTTCAAAGGTAATTCCTGCAGTATTAAAACCAATAAACGTTCCTTGCATAATCTTCTCCTTTATTAAGCTGTAGCCATCGATTTCGGTTGTGAGAGGTCGATAACGCGATCGGCTGATGCAATAGTTGATGGTCGGTGCGCAACGATAACCCGGGTAATACTTAACGCCGAAATCGACTGATTGATGACCGACTCATTTTTAAGATCCAGGTGGCTGGTGGCCTCATCCATAAATAAGATACTCGGTTTGCGATACAGCGCACGGGCAATGAGGATACGCTGTTTTTGCCCACCGGAAATGCCCAGCCCCAGTTCGCCGACAATGGTTTCATATCCCATCGCCATCTTCATGATTTCATCATGAATGTTGCAATGTCTGGCACACTCCATCACAAAATCCAAATCGGGGTTATCATCAAAACCACTGATATTATCGATAAGTGAGCCGGAAAAGAGGCGGTCCTCCTGAAGTACGCAGGCGATACCGAGGCGATAGTTATTTAAACCGATTTTTTTAATCTCAAGGTTGTCCGCAAGTATTTCACCGGAGTCAGGCGAGAGCAGACCGCACATGACTTTCAAAAGCGTGGTTTTGCCAACGCCAGATGGGCCAATTAGCGCAACAGACTCTCCTGGAGCAACGGTGATGTTTAGATTGGTAAAAATGGGTTGTGAAAAAGGATCGTATTGATAACTAAGGTTCCTTGCTTCGAGCTTCACGCCTGTGTTTTCTGTAAAAACGCGTCGAGAAGGAAGTTCTTTTTCCGGTTCGCTGAATGCGATTTCTGATAGACGTTCATTGTGAAGCGATAGCATGCGAAGCTGCATCACCAAATCAATGAGATTTGATGCACGTTGAGAAAATTGGCCTCGATAGGCGTTAAATGCCATAAACATACCGAGCGTCATTTCATTATCAATAACCATGATGGCACCCAGCCAAAGAACAGCAACCTGATCGATAGAGGTAATAAAAGTATTAATACCACCAAACATCATATCGAAACGGGTTTGCTTTATCCCTGCGTTGCTGGCATCAATGTTAAGATTTAACCAATGCTGTGAACGACGGTCTTTTAAATTCAGCGCCTTAATTGTAGAAATACCATAAAGTGACTCCATAAAGTGGGAGTTGGCACGTGCGCCCTTAACGACCTGTTCTTCCGTTACCCGGCGGTAAAAGCCATAGGTAGCGAAGCGCATAATTGCATAGCATACGGTAAAACCAACTACCACCCAGACTAACCAGCCGCCATATAATGTCAACATCACCAGCAAACCGATCGTCATTATTGAATCTATAATACCGGTAACGATACTATTGGTAAATATTGAGCGAATAGTGTCCAGGGAGGAAAAACGAGACTGTATATCGCCTAAATGCCTTTTCTCAAAAAAAGATAATGGCAAGCTTGCTAAATGATCGAATAAGGTAGTTTTCCATTGAATATTCGTCAGCGTATTTAAGGTTAACGACGTCCATGCTCGTAACATGCTAATAAACGTGCGGAATAGGGTGAAAAATATCAAGCCAATACAAATAACAGATAGTAAACTTTCATCGTGAGCCATAATCACATGGTCAGTGACTAACTGTGTACCAATCGGTAGCAAGAGGCCAATGGCTTCTACCACAACAGAGAAAGCAAAGATCTTAATCAGCGCCGATTTTAAACCAACAATTTTATGCATTAAATCCAGGAGTCGTAACCGGGATTTGGCCTCTTCTTGCTGGAAGTTATGGTCAGGCCAGAGTTCAAGGGCAACGCCGGTAAAATTATTTGACATCTCTTTGATACCAATAATTCGTTTTCCCAGCGCTGGATCGTGAACGATAAAACTATTTTTCTTTACTTTTGTGAGCACTACATAGTGGTTCATTCCCCAGTGAATAATACAGGGAAGCTTAAGTTGCCTTATTTCATCGAGATCAAGAGCTAACGCCCGACTTTTTAAACCTGCATGTTCCGCTGTTTTGCTCAAAGACATCAGTGTGGCGCCCTGAGAGGGGCTACCGAACCGCTGACGAAAATTAAACAGATCAATGTTTAATCCGTAAAAACCGCATACCATCGTCAGGCAAGCAATACCACATTCTGAAGATTCAGACTGTAAAATAACAGGGGTTTTATTAGTAAGCGAAAAATTTAATTTTTCAATAATGGTTTTAAATAATTCGTTAGTCATTGATTGGCCCACTAATGCTTTGAGTTATCTTATATACGGGGGTAAACATCCACATATAGAGTGGGCGTTCTTCAAGGAATACTACTGCCTGAGCTTTCAGGCCATTTGATAGCGATAGCGTTTTACCATTATATTTAAAGGTTTTGTTTTTAATTTTTACAATGGTTTTATAGAGAGCCAGTTCTTGTTGATTTGTACCATTACTGACATTCGTGTATTCAGACATCTCCTGTCGGGATGTAGGAACAGAAGATATTGAAATTATTTCCCCGGGGAATTGACCGAATTTATCAGCTGGAAAAGCATCATAGCTGATGTTAATAATATCCCCAGGCTTTACGTAGGGAATACTATTGTTAGGTAACCAGAGTATAAGGTAATATTCAATATTCCCCGTAGGCTTTATTTGTGCAAGGCTACTACCATTATCAACCATTTGGCCTTTAGTTACGGTGAGTGATTCAATTCGACCTTCTGTAGTTGCTTTAATGATAATGTTGCCGTTCGCATTCGATTCAACTAACTGGTTTTTATAATCATTTATTTGATTTTGCTGAGAAGAAATTTGGTTGTCAAAATCAGCAATTTTAGTGATTTTGTCACTATTTAACTGCGTGATTTGCGATTCCAGTTGCATTTTCTGACTAACCAGAGACTGATATGTACTCTGCTGTTGAAAATACAGTGAGTGTTGATAGTTATACTGATCTTTAGTAATCAATCCATCACTTAAATACTTATCATAACTGGAAAGATTATCATGCATTTTTTTTAAGCCAGTCTGAGCAGTAGCTAACATGCGATTGGTTTCTTTTAACGAATCACTGGTCGTTTTTAGCTGCTTTTCTAAAGATAAAGTTGTCTCTACTTTATTATGATTGAGCTTGGTAATAATATCTTCGGCGTTAGATATTTTTTCATTAATGACTGTGATTTGTGCCGCGCTAACATTTCCTGTAGATGTATTTCGGG is a window from the Klebsiella oxytoca genome containing:
- a CDS encoding DUF4156 domain-containing protein; this translates as MQVKYLAGIVGAALLLAGCSSSNELTSGGQNVRFVEDKPGSECQLLGTATGTQSNWLSGQNGDEGGSMRGAANALRNQAAAMGGNVIYGVSSPTQNLLSSFVPTDSQMNGQVYKCPN
- the yjeJ gene encoding YjeJ family protein, giving the protein MQGTFIGFNTAGITFEERFLALLLKVKKANDSCEIYYLQAPVLADLLLILQNRMAFILQRLESKGDDYKDELIAYNETLLANIPTVEMAEIQQPSSERRIMSITLKPGETKSTLILVFQDEQIKTLTIDDRQVEAMIIGIQQALKTIGDQTIIQYLSSNLDFLMCYTVDLTTQPNIDYQQYPQEEWKLNLFSHYLGVLYCCETDEGKKIVSGAVVKTSAPHLSEQENSVVVRLIEKSPKLKAMHTELAPCQIFSTIIPSQPGRMLSLEECLRPLHSFYLEKKAELNS
- a CDS encoding peptidase domain-containing ABC transporter, whose protein sequence is MTNELFKTIIEKLNFSLTNKTPVILQSESSECGIACLTMVCGFYGLNIDLFNFRQRFGSPSQGATLMSLSKTAEHAGLKSRALALDLDEIRQLKLPCIIHWGMNHYVVLTKVKKNSFIVHDPALGKRIIGIKEMSNNFTGVALELWPDHNFQQEEAKSRLRLLDLMHKIVGLKSALIKIFAFSVVVEAIGLLLPIGTQLVTDHVIMAHDESLLSVICIGLIFFTLFRTFISMLRAWTSLTLNTLTNIQWKTTLFDHLASLPLSFFEKRHLGDIQSRFSSLDTIRSIFTNSIVTGIIDSIMTIGLLVMLTLYGGWLVWVVVGFTVCYAIMRFATYGFYRRVTEEQVVKGARANSHFMESLYGISTIKALNLKDRRSQHWLNLNIDASNAGIKQTRFDMMFGGINTFITSIDQVAVLWLGAIMVIDNEMTLGMFMAFNAYRGQFSQRASNLIDLVMQLRMLSLHNERLSEIAFSEPEKELPSRRVFTENTGVKLEARNLSYQYDPFSQPIFTNLNITVAPGESVALIGPSGVGKTTLLKVMCGLLSPDSGEILADNLEIKKIGLNNYRLGIACVLQEDRLFSGSLIDNISGFDDNPDLDFVMECARHCNIHDEIMKMAMGYETIVGELGLGISGGQKQRILIARALYRKPSILFMDEATSHLDLKNESVINQSISALSITRVIVAHRPSTIASADRVIDLSQPKSMATA
- a CDS encoding HlyD family secretion protein, giving the protein MLSKIYRKEAIEYKKHHWKGKALLLAGLPAWLVVLLSFFFIITLIATTIFFSFTQRIDVRGEVITLPHSVNVYAPQQGFVIAQYVKVGEIVTKGQPLYEIDISRNTSTGNVSAAQITVINEKISNAEDIITKLNHNKVETTLSLEKQLKTTSDSLKETNRMLATAQTGLKKMHDNLSSYDKYLSDGLITKDQYNYQHSLYFQQQSTYQSLVSQKMQLESQITQLNSDKITKIADFDNQISSQQNQINDYKNQLVESNANGNIIIKATTEGRIESLTVTKGQMVDNGSSLAQIKPTGNIEYYLILWLPNNSIPYVKPGDIINISYDAFPADKFGQFPGEIISISSVPTSRQEMSEYTNVSNGTNQQELALYKTIVKIKNKTFKYNGKTLSLSNGLKAQAVVFLEERPLYMWMFTPVYKITQSISGPIND